The Myxococcaceae bacterium JPH2 genome window below encodes:
- the nrdR gene encoding transcriptional regulator NrdR: protein MRCPFCQDAENKVIDSRESHEGSVIRRRRECLACKRRFTTYERVEELYPLIVKKDGRREAFDREKILNGLKKACEKRPVSVDQMESTIEDIERVLQGMGEKEVPSSYLGEQVMRRLQQMDEVAYVRFASVYRSFRDIAEFMHELKDLLEDSERERKAKPAAPPVKGG, encoded by the coding sequence GTGCGCTGCCCCTTCTGCCAGGACGCCGAGAACAAGGTCATCGACTCGCGCGAGTCGCACGAGGGCTCGGTCATCCGCCGACGCCGCGAGTGCCTGGCGTGCAAGCGACGCTTCACCACGTATGAGCGGGTGGAGGAGCTCTACCCGCTCATCGTGAAGAAGGACGGCCGGCGCGAGGCGTTCGACCGGGAGAAGATCCTCAATGGCCTGAAGAAGGCCTGCGAGAAGCGGCCGGTGTCGGTGGACCAGATGGAGTCCACCATCGAGGACATCGAGCGGGTGCTCCAGGGGATGGGGGAGAAGGAAGTCCCCTCGTCCTATCTGGGCGAGCAGGTGATGCGCCGGCTCCAGCAGATGGACGAAGTGGCGTATGTGCGCTTCGCGTCCGTGTACCGCAGCTTCCGCGACATCGCCGAGTTCATGCACGAGTTGAAGGACCTGCTCGAGGACTCGGAGCGCGAGCGAAAGGCAAAGCCTGCTGCGCCTCCGGTCAAGGGCGGTTAG
- the ribD gene encoding bifunctional diaminohydroxyphosphoribosylaminopyrimidine deaminase/5-amino-6-(5-phosphoribosylamino)uracil reductase RibD: MRLLTRARLEASRTPRAKRAADFDRAVAEFFMRIALEEASKGLGRTSPNPVVGAVLVKGGRIIARGFHKKAGTAHAEVVALEAAGTKARGADLYTTLEPCDHYGRTPPCSLAILEAGVRRVFCGSADPNPLVSGKGVARLRRGGVKVVTGVLQEEADALNRPFFHVLRTGLPWVTMKAAVTLDGKLATATGDSRWVTGEAARAWVHQLRDRVDAILVGANTVRLDDPKLTTRLPGGGGKDAVRVVVDSRLRLSANATVFTQRSSARTVVATLEDPEGRKARKLAALGVDVWQVRAKKDRVDLTALLRRMAKAGMSHVLVEGGSELYASLLRERRANALALFLAPKLIGASGLSWAGDLGVQAMSQALKVKNLTLEHIGEDVLLQALL, translated from the coding sequence ATGCGGTTGCTGACGCGGGCACGGTTGGAGGCCTCCCGGACGCCTCGGGCGAAGCGCGCGGCGGACTTCGACCGCGCGGTGGCCGAGTTCTTCATGCGCATCGCCCTGGAGGAAGCCTCCAAGGGCCTGGGGCGCACCAGCCCCAACCCCGTGGTGGGCGCGGTGCTGGTGAAGGGCGGCAGGATCATCGCGCGCGGCTTTCACAAGAAAGCCGGCACGGCCCACGCGGAGGTCGTCGCGCTGGAGGCCGCTGGCACCAAGGCGCGCGGCGCGGACCTCTACACGACGCTGGAGCCGTGCGACCACTATGGCCGCACGCCGCCGTGCAGCCTGGCCATCCTGGAGGCCGGCGTGCGCCGCGTCTTCTGTGGCTCGGCGGATCCGAACCCGCTGGTGAGCGGCAAGGGCGTGGCGCGGCTGCGGCGCGGCGGGGTGAAGGTGGTGACGGGCGTGCTCCAGGAGGAAGCGGACGCGCTCAACCGGCCCTTCTTCCACGTGCTGCGCACGGGCCTGCCGTGGGTGACGATGAAGGCGGCGGTGACGCTCGACGGCAAGCTGGCCACGGCCACCGGCGACTCTCGCTGGGTGACGGGCGAGGCGGCGCGCGCGTGGGTGCATCAGCTTCGCGACCGGGTGGACGCCATCCTCGTGGGCGCCAACACGGTGCGGCTGGACGACCCGAAGCTCACCACGCGGCTCCCCGGTGGCGGCGGCAAGGACGCGGTGCGCGTGGTGGTGGACTCGCGGCTGCGGCTGTCGGCCAACGCCACGGTCTTCACGCAGCGCAGCTCGGCGCGCACGGTGGTGGCCACGCTGGAGGACCCCGAGGGCCGCAAGGCGCGGAAGCTCGCGGCGTTGGGCGTGGACGTGTGGCAGGTGCGCGCCAAGAAGGACCGCGTGGACCTGACCGCCCTGTTGCGCCGCATGGCCAAGGCGGGGATGAGCCACGTGCTCGTCGAGGGTGGCTCCGAGCTGTACGCCTCCCTGCTGCGCGAGCGGCGGGCCAACGCGCTCGCCCTCTTCCTGGCGCCCAAGCTGATTGGCGCCTCCGGCCTGTCCTGGGCGGGCGACCTGGGCGTCCAGGCCATGTCCCAGGCCTTGAAGGTGAAGAACCTCACCTTGGAGCACATCGGCGAGGACGTCCTGCTCCAAGCGCTGCTGTGA
- a CDS encoding serine hydroxymethyltransferase, whose protein sequence is MENTRTLVQVDPEIAHVLREETQRQEEGLELIASENFVSPAVMEAVGSVLTNKYAEGYPGKRYYGGCEVVDVAENLAISRAKELFGADSVNVQAHSGSQANMGAYMALMKPGDTMLSLDLNSGGHLTHGAAFNFSGKLYKVVHYGLTRDTETIDFAQVESLAKEHKPKVIVVGASAYPRTIDFAKFREIADAVGAAMMVDMAHIAGLVAAGVHPSPVPFAEIVTTTTHKTLRGPRGGMVLSREPFAKVINSQIFPGIQGGPLMHVIAGKAVAFKEALTPEFKAYQRQLVANAKALAEALKSAGLRLTSGGTDNHLMLVDLRPKNLTGKVAEAVLDKAGITVNKNMIPFDPEKPMVTSGIRVGTPAITTRGMREADMAVVGRLIGDALDHAQDDAALARIRGQVKELAKGFPLYASRLK, encoded by the coding sequence ATGGAGAACACCCGCACGCTGGTCCAGGTTGATCCGGAGATCGCGCACGTCCTCCGCGAGGAGACGCAGCGCCAGGAAGAGGGCCTGGAGCTCATCGCCTCGGAGAACTTCGTCAGTCCGGCGGTGATGGAGGCGGTGGGCTCGGTGCTCACCAACAAGTACGCCGAAGGCTACCCCGGCAAGCGCTACTACGGCGGTTGCGAGGTGGTGGACGTGGCCGAGAACCTGGCCATCAGCCGCGCGAAGGAGCTGTTCGGCGCGGACTCGGTCAACGTGCAGGCGCACTCGGGCAGCCAGGCGAACATGGGCGCGTACATGGCGCTGATGAAGCCGGGTGACACCATGCTGTCCCTGGACCTGAACTCCGGCGGACACCTCACCCACGGCGCGGCCTTCAACTTCTCCGGCAAGCTCTACAAGGTCGTCCACTACGGCCTGACGCGCGACACGGAGACCATCGACTTCGCGCAGGTGGAGTCGCTGGCCAAGGAGCACAAGCCCAAGGTCATCGTCGTGGGCGCGAGCGCCTATCCGCGCACCATCGACTTCGCGAAGTTCCGTGAGATCGCCGACGCCGTGGGCGCCGCCATGATGGTGGACATGGCCCACATCGCGGGCCTGGTGGCCGCGGGCGTGCACCCCTCGCCGGTGCCCTTCGCGGAGATCGTCACCACCACCACGCACAAGACGCTGCGCGGTCCGCGCGGCGGCATGGTGCTCAGCCGCGAGCCGTTCGCCAAGGTCATCAACAGCCAGATCTTCCCGGGCATCCAGGGCGGACCGCTGATGCACGTCATCGCGGGCAAGGCCGTGGCCTTCAAGGAAGCGCTGACGCCCGAATTCAAGGCCTACCAGCGGCAGCTCGTCGCCAACGCGAAGGCGCTGGCCGAGGCGCTGAAGTCGGCGGGGCTGCGGCTGACGTCGGGCGGCACGGACAACCACCTGATGCTGGTGGACCTGCGCCCCAAGAACCTCACCGGCAAGGTGGCCGAGGCGGTCCTGGACAAGGCTGGCATCACGGTGAACAAGAACATGATTCCGTTCGACCCGGAGAAGCCGATGGTCACGTCCGGCATCCGGGTGGGCACGCCCGCCATCACCACGCGCGGCATGCGCGAGGCGGACATGGCCGTGGTGGGCCGGCTCATCGGCGACGCGCTGGACCACGCGCAGGACGATGCGGCGCTGGCGCGGATCCGCGGGCAGGTGAAGGAGCTGGCGAAGGGCTTCCCGCTGTATGCCTCGCGGCTGAAGTAG